A genomic stretch from Centroberyx gerrardi isolate f3 chromosome 10, fCenGer3.hap1.cur.20231027, whole genome shotgun sequence includes:
- the LOC139927450 gene encoding gamma-crystallin M3-like, giving the protein MGKVIFYEDRNFQGRHYECMSDCADMSSYLSRCHSCRVESGCFMVYDRTNYMGNQYFMRRGEYADYMSMWGWQGGIRSCRMIPMHRGQFRMRIYERENFGGQMHELMDDCDNIMDRYRMNDCMSCNVMDGHWLMYDQPNYRGRMMYFRPGEYRNFREMGWSGSRFMSMRRIMDMC; this is encoded by the exons atgggcaag GTTATCTTCTACGAGGACAGGAACTTCCAGGGCCGTCACTATGAGTGCATGAGCGACTGCGCTGACATGTCCTCCTACCTGAGCAGGTGCCACTCCTGCAGGGTGGAGAGCGGCTGCTTCATGGTGTACGACCGCACCAACTACATGGGAAACCAGTACTTCATGAGGAGGGGAGAGTACGCCGACTACATGAGCATGTGGGGATGGCAGGGTGGCATCAGGTCTTGCCGTATGATTCCCATG CACAGAGGCCAGTTCAGGATGAGGATCTACGAGAGGGAGAACTTCGGTGGTCAGATGCATGAGCTGATGGACGACTGTGACAACATCATGGATCGTTACCGTATGAACGACTGCATGTCCTGCAACGTGATGGACGGCCACTGGCTGATGTACGACCAGCCCAACTACAGAGGCAGGATGATGTACTTCAGGCCTGGAGAGTACAGGAACTTCAGGGAGATGGGCTGGAGCGGCAGCAGGTTCATGAGCATGAGGCGTATCATGGACATGTGctaa